One region of Niallia sp. Man26 genomic DNA includes:
- a CDS encoding Type 1 glutamine amidotransferase-like domain-containing protein has protein sequence MNRHFFAFGSGPPFTDKLAEKYIELTSGGPIAIILVEREDWQSFMPNYTKRLIASGHDRFSYIPLPTIQEKQAVAEIKKSGGIILCGGETDRYADYIVDTAIGAAIKAVYDQGVPVAGFSAGALISPQQTSISAKDNRENAFVERKGIGLLENIFLAVHFSEWDEESHLQQLAAKHPSSIHYGIDENTGVYFHNGRLATTEGRGVYQMVDGKCRKLPG, from the coding sequence GTGAACCGTCATTTTTTTGCTTTCGGAAGCGGACCGCCTTTTACAGACAAATTGGCTGAAAAGTATATCGAGCTGACTAGCGGGGGACCGATTGCTATTATTTTAGTAGAACGGGAAGATTGGCAATCTTTTATGCCTAACTATACGAAGCGACTAATAGCAAGTGGTCATGACAGATTTTCCTATATTCCGCTGCCAACTATTCAAGAGAAACAAGCAGTAGCAGAAATCAAAAAAAGCGGAGGTATCATTCTGTGCGGCGGAGAGACTGACCGTTATGCAGACTATATTGTCGATACAGCAATAGGTGCCGCTATTAAAGCAGTGTATGACCAAGGAGTACCAGTTGCGGGATTTTCAGCAGGAGCTTTAATCAGTCCACAACAAACAAGCATATCAGCTAAAGACAATAGAGAGAATGCCTTTGTCGAAAGAAAGGGCATCGGACTATTAGAAAATATTTTTTTAGCAGTTCATTTTTCAGAGTGGGATGAGGAAAGCCATTTACAGCAACTAGCAGCAAAGCATCCATCCTCTATTCATTACGGAATCGATGAAAACACAGGGGTGTATTTTCATAATGGCAGATTGGCGACAACCGAAGGCAGGGGAGTTTATCAAATGGTAGACGGCAAATGCAGGAAGCTGCCTGGATAA